One part of the Lotus japonicus ecotype B-129 chromosome 2, LjGifu_v1.2 genome encodes these proteins:
- the LOC130739187 gene encoding nuclear pore complex protein GP210, which translates to MAKMALLLCCAVMMVALVEHAASLHSASGPHIADVNLLLPPKMTFPVEYRLQGSDGCFTWSWDHHDILSVLPEYNSSNKCSTSARLRSIAPYSGRKETAVYAADVKTGTVIRCKVFIDNISRIQIFHNSIKLDLDGLATLHVRAFDNEENVFSSLVGLQFMWSLMPEANGSPHHIVNVPLKDSPLSDCGGLCGDLDIQIKLEDSGVFSDLFVVKGTEIGHETVSVHLLEPQSKKLADEIVLTVAEAMSLSPPSPVFVLVGSVIPYSLKVIRGNVPQVVSLPSPHHLWSVSNASVAQVDSKTGLAYAWNLGMTAVIVEDTRVAGHLQVSSLNVVLPASLSLYLSPLSSSGDLVEGIKSIPLMARWYVVSGHQYLIQLKVFAHGHDTQEIYITEKDDVKVYDDQSDYWRTSWVSNDIALKHGWRNSKILEAYSPGLGKLTASLSYPGGADDRKEIIKVVQEVMVCDQVKFTLDNESGVVLLPWVPGVYQDVELKAIGGCAKTVSDYKWLSSDTSTVSVSASGIVQAKKPGKATIKVLSVYDSLNYDEVLVEVSIPASMVMLHNFPVETVVGSHLQAAVTMKAVNGAFFYRCDAFNSLIKWKTGSESFVIVNATQELSYLETAPYSQLHPSADGFPCSWTHIYASNPSQAVIHAILSKEHNQYGLGPVVLKASLRIAAYQPLVVYQAGDGNHFGGYWFDSAQADDNKLSHSLEELYLVPGTYLDLLLFGGPERWDKGVNFTETVEVLDEENALAEDGLLVHRVSDDYRTSYGILCQTLGTFKLLFKRGNLVGDDHPLPSVAEARLSVICTIPSSIVLLADEPVNEREIIRAAAQAERTSGRLRDAPVTVANGRIIRITAAGISDSGEAFANSSSLSVRWELSSCDGLAYWDYAFDTVKSNNWERFLVLQNESGLCVVRATVTGFLDSFRDDTFHQFSQAENVLTDAIRLQLVSTLRVDPEFNLIYFNPNAKVNLSITGGSCFLEALTNDSQVVEVIQPPSGLECLQLILSPKGLGIANLTLYDVGLTPPLRASALVQVADIDWIKIKSGEEISLMEGSLQTIYLTAGTNGGNSFHSSQFVYMNLHVNVEDSIIELVDTDNFSSLVGGHVNAASFKIKGTHLGITTLYVSTIQHFGHVIQSQAIKVEVYKAPRIHPHDIFLLPGASYVFTMEGGPTLSGHVEYAIENDKIASIDKYSGRLSAVALGNTTILASVFVKGNTVICDARSTLRVGIPSTITLHTQSEQLGVGRTLPIYPLFPEGNLFSFYELCKNYKWTIDDEKVLSFKVTESLHVDKYGIQFTASEESQVTGYFDENDFGFINVLHGRSAGKTNVTVSFSCELSNFGSKTQSKFYSSSLSVTVVPDLPLALGVPITWILPPYYTTTSLLPSSSESYTQYDSQNRKGTIKYSLLRSLEKNAALQNDAIFIDGDRIKTAESNALACIQANDRITGRIEIASCVKVAEVTQIRIASKEVLLKVIDLAVGAELDLPTTFYDALGSPFYEAYNALPFFAETNYPDVLYINKTSDGKGNVHIKAIRHGKALVRMTISDAPQKSDYMLIRVGAQIYPPNPVLHIGSPLNLSIKGLSDKVSGHWSTTNGSVISVDPLSGVAKATGEGSAQVSFHYAKSKLQTTITVLKGDSVSVDAPKGMLTNVPYPAKGYNFSVKFSNTYGERLGAAGGNKRISFDCRVDPPFVGYVKPWLDLDSGNSYCLFFPHSPEHLVHSAPKLEGMRPDVSLSIYASLKEHEHVSGSASTLFIGGFSLMEMGKSPMQLNLTPGSNKTYMTILGNTDVEIHWRYRDLIMISAIQKEDFGLRGFAQYEVKLLKAKRFKDKITITLPANGQGLEIDISYEPEPEETVLPSVPINKTLWASILGSILLLIFSIAIFLGFLDRPDRSQQTSAPVTASIGAPTTPERSSPGVPNEMSPRTPQPFVDYVRRTIDETPYYKREGRRRVNPQNTF; encoded by the exons ATGGCGAAAATGGCCTTGTTGCTCTGCTGTGCGGTGATGATGGTGGCGTTGGTTGAACACGCTGCATCGTTGCATTCTGCTTCTGGTCCTCACATTGCAGATGTTAACCTTCTCTTGCCGCCCAAAATGACCTTCCCTGTTGAGTACAGGCTTCAAGGAAGCGACGGTTGCTTCACATG GTCGTGGGATCATCATGATATCCTGTCTGTTTTGCCTGAGTATAATTCAAGCAACAAGTGCTCAACTAGTGCAAGGCTTCGGTCAATCGCCCCTTATAGCGGTAGGAAGGAGACTGCTGTTTATGCTGCAGATGTGAAAACCGGAACTGTGATTCGCTGCAAAGTCTTCATTGACAACATATCCAGAATCCAGATATTTCACAATTCTATTAAGCTTGATTTAGACGGACTTGCTACGCTGCACGTCCGTGCCTTTGATAATGAAG AAAATGTATTTTCCTCATTAGTTGGCTTACAGTTCATGTGGAGCCTTATGCCTGAAGCTAATGGATCACCCCATCACATTGTTAATGTTCCTCTAAAGGACTCTCCCCTCAGTGATTGTGGGGGGCTCTGTGGTGACTTAGATATACAAATAAAACTTGAAGATAGT GGTGTGTTTTCAGATCTTTTTGTAGTAAAGGGAACTGAGATTGGCCATGAGACTGTGTCCGTGCATTTGCTTGAGCCACAGTCAAAGAAATTGGCTGATGAGATTGTTCTCACCGTAGCTGAAGCTATGTCACTTAGTCCTCCTTCACCGGTTTTTGTACTTGTTGGCTCAGTCATTCCCTACTCCCTGAAAGTCATCCGTGGAAATGTTCCTCAAG TGGTCAGTTTACCCTCACCACATCATCTCTGGTCTGTTTCAAATGCTTCGGTGGCTCAGGTTGACTCAAAGACAGGGTTAGCATATGCGTGGAACTTGGGGATGACAGCTGTCATTGTTGAAGATACAAGGGTTGCTGGTCATTTACAAGTGTCTTCACTAAATGTGGTCCTACCAGCttctttaagtttatatttatcACCTTTATCTAGTTCTGGTGATCTTGTGGAAGGAATCAAATCTATTCCTCTAATGGCCCGTTGGTATGTTGTATCTGGCCATCAATATCTTATCCAATTAAAGGTTTTTGCACATGGTCATGATACACAAGAGATTTACATTACAGAG AAGGATGATGTTAAGGTTTATGATGACCAGTCTGATTACTGGAGAACATCTTGGGTTTCAAATGATATTGCCTTAAAACATGGTTGGCGGAATTCAAAAATTTTGGAAGCTTATTCTCCAGGACTTGGAAAATTGACGGCTTCTCTGAGCTATCCTGGTGGGGCTGATGACAGGAAGGAG ATTATCAAAGTCGTGCAAGAAGTTATGGTTTGTGACCAAGTGAAGTTCACCTTGGACAATGAAAGTGGAGTTGTCTTACTGCCCTGGGTCCCTGGTGTTTATCAGGATGTTGAGTTAAAGGCTATAGGAG GTTGTGCAAAAACAGTGAGTGACTACAAATGGTTGTCCTCAGACACATCCACTGTATCTGTGTCAGCTTCTGGTATTGTCCAGGCAAAGAAGCCTGGTAAAGCTACTATTAAAGTGTTATCTGTATATGATTCACTAAATTATGATGAG GTTCTCGTTGAAGTCTCCATCCCAGCTTCTATGGTTATGCTTCACAATTTTCCTGTAGAAACTGTTGTTGGTTCTCATCTTCAAGCTGCTGTGACAATGAAAGCAGTAAATG GTGCCTTTTTCTACAGATGTGATGCattcaattctttgataaagTGGAAAACTGGAAGTGAGTCTTTTGTAATTGTTAATGCAACTCAGGAGTTATCATACTTGGAAACAGCGCCGTATAGTCAGCTCCATCCATCAGCTGATGGCTTTCCCTGTTCTTGGACACACATATATGCTTCTAATCCTAGTCAAGCTGTGATCCATGCCATACTTTCTAAAGAACATAATCAATACGGTCTTGGTCCAGTTGTCTTAAAAGCATCTTTGCGAATTGCGGCATATCAGCCCCTTGTTGTATATCAGGCAGGTGACGGGAACCACTTTGGTGGCTACTGGTTTGACTCGGCTCAAGCAGATGATAATAAGCTATCACATAGCTTGGAGGAGTTATATCTTGTCCCTGGGACATATTTAGACTTGCTACTTTTCGGTGGACCTGAACGGTGGGACAAAGGTGTTAATTTCACTGAAACTGTGGAAGTTTTGGATGAAGAGAATGCTCTGGCTGAAGATGGTCTCCTTGTGCATCGTGTATCTGACGACTATAGGACTTCGTATGGAATTTTATGTCAAACACTGGGTACCTTT AAACTTCTTTTTAAACGTGGAAATTTGGTTGGGGATGATCACCCTCTGCCTTCAGTAGCTGAAGCTCGGTTGTCAGTGATATGTACCATTCCTTCTTCTATTGTACTTTTAGCTGATGAACCAG TAAATGAACGTGAAATTATTAGAGCAGCCGCTCAAGCTGAGCGTACTTCAGGTAGACTTCGTGATGCCCCAGTTACTGTGGCAAATGGGCGCATTATTCGGATAACTGCAGCTGGTATTAGTGATTCTGGAGAAGCTTTTGCAAACTCATCTTCTCTCAGTGTGAGGTGGGAACTTAGCAGTTGCGATGGATTAGCATATTGGGATTATGCTTTTGATACCGTGAAGTCCAACAATTGGGAGAGATTTTTGGTTTTGCAAAACGAATCAGGATTG TGTGTTGTTCGTGCTACTGTTACTGGCTTTCTTGATAGCTTCAGAGATGATACATTTCACCAGTTTTCTCAAGCTGAAAATGTGCTGACAGATGCAATTCGTTTACAG CTTGTTTCTACCCTAAGAGTTGATCCGGAGTTCAACTTGATATATTTCAATCCTAATGCAAAG GTTAATTTGTCAATTACTGGTGGGAGCTGTTTCTTGGAAGCTCTTACAAATGATTCTCAAGTTGTTGAAGTTATTCAACCTCCATCAGGATTAGAATGCCTACAACTGATTTTGTCCCCTAAAGGATTAGGGATAGCTAATCTGACTTTATATGATGTTGGGCTTACTCCTCCACTCAGAGCGTCTGCACTG GTCCAAGTTGCAGATATAGACTGGATTAAGATCAAGTCAGGAGAAGAGATTAGCCTGATG GAAGGAAGCTTGCAAACTATATACTTAACCGCCGGTACTAATGGTGGAAATAGTTTTCATTCTTCTCAG TTTGTTTACATGAATCTTCATGTAAATGTTGAGGATAGTATAATTGAGCTGGTGGATACTGACAATTTCTCAAGCCTTGTTGGCGGTCATGTTAATGCAGCAAGTTTTAAAATAAAGGGAACGCATCTTGGAATTACAACCCTTTAT GTCAGTACTATACAACATTTTGGACATGTAATTCAAAGTCAAGCTATTAAGGTGGAAGTATATAAAGCCCCAAGAATACACCCTCATGATATTTTCCTGTTACCCGGTGCATCATACGTG ttTACCATGGAAGGCGGCCCGACTCTCAGTGGTCATGTTGAGTATGCTATTGAAAATGACAAAATTGCAAGTATTGATAAGTATTCTGGAAGGCTTTCGGCAGTTGCTCTTGGTAACACA ACCATTCTTGCTAGTGTCTTTGTGAAAGGCAATACTGTGATTTGTGATGCGAGGAGTACTTTAAGGGTGGGAATTCCATCTACTATCACATTGCACACGCAGAGTGAACAACTTGGGGTTGGCCGCACATTGCCAATTTATCCGCTATTTCCTGAg GgaaatttattttctttctatgaGCTATGTAAAAATTACAAGTGGACTATTGATGATGAAAAG GTGTTGAGTTTCAAGGTAACAGAGAGCTTGCATGTTGATAAATATGGCATCCAGTTTACAGCTTCAGAAGAAAGTCAAGTTACTGGTTACTTTGATGAGAATGACTTTGGCTTTATTAACGTCTTGCATGGAAG ATCTGCAGGCAAGACCAATGTTACTGTGTCATTCTCATGTGAACTTTCAAATTTTGGGTCGAAGACACAGTCAAAGTTTTACAGTTCATCTTTATCCGTAACGGTGGTTCCGGATCTTCCCTTGGCTTTGGGAGTCCCAATAACTTGGATTCTGCCTCCTTATTATACAACTACAAGCCTTTTGCCTTCCTCCTCAGAATCTTATACACAATATGATAGTCAGAACCGCAAAGGAACCATCAAGTATTCTTTATTGAGAAGTTTAGAGAAAAATGCTGCTCTGCAGAACGATGCCATATTCATTGATGGGGATAGAATTAAAACAGCAGAAAGTAATGCTCTTGCATGTATTCAAGCTAATGATCGTATCACAGGAAGAATAGAGATTGCTTCTTGTGTCAAGGTTGCTGAG GTGACTCAAATTAGAATAGCCAGTAAGGAGGTTCTCCTCAAAGTGATTGACCTTGCAGTTGGTGCAGAACTTGATCTCCCAACAACCTTTTATGATGCTCTAG GAAGCCCTTTCTATGAAGCATACAATGCTCTGCCTTTTTTTGCTGAAACTAACTACCCCGATGTTCTCTACATTAACAAAACATCTGATGGAAAAGGGAATGTCCATATCAAG GCGATTCGGCATGGTAAAGCTCTTGTTCGTATGACAATTAGTGACGCTCCGCAGAAGTCAGACTATATGCTG ATTAGAGTCGGTGCCCAAATATATCCTCCAAATCCAGTTCTTCACATAGGAAGTCCTCTCAACTTAAGCATAAAAG gtttGAGTGATAAAGTTTCTGGACATTGGTCTACAACAAATGGAAGTGTAATATCAGTTGACCCATTATCTGGGGTGGCCAAAGCTACTGGGGAAGGTTCAGCCCAAG TATCTTTCCATTATGCAAAGTCCAAACTGCAAACAACAATTACAGTATTAAAAGGAGATAGTGTTTCTGTGGATGCTCCAAAAGGGATGTTAACTAATGTTCCATATCCTGCTAAAGGATACAACTTCTCTGTGAAGTTCAG CAATACCTATGGTGAAAGGCTAGGTGCAGCTGGAGGAAACAAGAGAATTTCATTTGATTGTAGAGTAGATCCGCCATTTGTGGG GTACGTGAAACCGTGGCTGGATTTGGACTCTGGCAACTCATATTGCCTATTTTTCCCTCACTCACCAGAGCATTTGGTACACTCAGCACCGAAGTTAGAAGGCATGAGACCAGATGTATCTCTCTCCATATATGCCTCTCTTAAAGAACACGAACATGTTTCTGGATCTGCATCGACACTTTTTATTGGAGGATTTTCTTTAATGGAGATGGGCAAG AGTCCAATGCAGCTGAATCTGACACCTGGCTCTAACAAAACTTACATGACAATCTTGGGAAATACTG ATGTTGAAATTCACTGGCGTTACCGAGATTTGATTATGATCAGTGCCATTCAGAAAGAAGATTTTGGCCTTCGAGGGTTTGCACAGTACGAG GTCAAACTGCTGAAAGCCAAGAGATTCAAAGACAAAATCACCATCACACTCCCAGCTAATG GCCAGGGATTGGAAATAGACATAAGCTACGAACCAGAACCGGAGGAAACAGTACTACCCAGTGTACCCATAAATAAAACCCTCTGGGCTAGCATCCTTGGGTCTATCCTGCTGTTGATTTTCTCAATTGCTATCTTCTTGGGATTCCTGGACAGACCAGATAGATCTCAGCAAACAAGTGCTCCGGTCACTGCCAGCATTGGAGCTCCTACAACTCCTGAAAGAAGCAGCCCAGGTGTTCCAAATGAAATGTCTCCTCGGACACCCCAACCATTTGTAGACTATGTACGGAGAACGATCGATGAAACTCCATACTACAAACGGGAAGGGAGGAGAAGGGTGAATCCACAGAATACATTTTAG